One genomic region from Dromaius novaehollandiae isolate bDroNov1 chromosome 21, bDroNov1.hap1, whole genome shotgun sequence encodes:
- the LOC135330421 gene encoding olfactory receptor 14A16-like, with protein sequence DLGSISTTVPKSMANSLWNTRAISYLGCAAQVFWFLFLISAEYFLLTVMAYDRYIAICRPLHYGTLMGSRACVKLAAAAWTSGFLYAVLHTANTFSVPLCQGNALGQFFCQVAQLLNLSCSDFYLREAGVIVVSICLALGCFIFILVSYVQIFIVVLRIPSEQGRHKAFSMCLPHMAVVSL encoded by the coding sequence gaccttggctccatctccaccactgtccccaaatccatggccaattccttgtggaacaccagggccatttcctacttgggatgtgctgctcaggtcttttggtttctcttcttaatttcagcagaatatttccttcttactgtCATGGcatatgaccgctacattgccatctgcagacccctgcactatgggaccctcatgggcagcagagcttgtgtcaaactggcagcagctgcctggaccagtggttttctctatgctgtgctgcacactgctaacacattttcagtacctctctgccaaggcaatgccctgggccagttcttctgtcaAGTTGCCCAGCTCCTCAATCTCTCCTGCTCAGActtctacctcagggaagctggggttattgtggttagtatctgtttagctttggggtgtttcattttcattttggtgtcctatgtgcagatcttcatagtcgtgctgaggatcccctctgagcagggccggcacaaagccttttccatgtgcctccctcacatggctgtggtctccctg